From Miscanthus floridulus cultivar M001 chromosome 15, ASM1932011v1, whole genome shotgun sequence, the proteins below share one genomic window:
- the LOC136506543 gene encoding uncharacterized protein, with protein sequence MYALADEDAVGVSLRPLEYFPFLNAVWKAQHWPVEGGRSPFLLLQSAAYGRYLAVSNVRAELPSHGVRTVLDQLRPNPVTADNASGVLTYWRVETIQSSRVPLPLPPRPPPQVINVSDMVLAGYPEPARLERRIRHVRATDEGHIHLDLVDWPHFSYTGRSVLKLRDELWLRQGIFNVPGIRLCVRAGLHAVPIPLVTDLPHNTDPMDIIVAAAWRPARARSLAMARLPSRPWKSSVQVLQLLGSLLFLVVGKSGMYVRTLRERRTRRSTMDLRNLSCSDSGSTSGPRVVMFVLSASPATAMSSRASDTPTQPVPSSRWYTQP encoded by the exons ATGTACGCCCTGGCCGACGAGGACGCGGTCGGCGTCTCCCTGCGCCCGCTCGAATACTTCCCCTTCCTGAACGCGGTGTGGAAGGCACAGCATTGGCCCGTCGAGGGCGgccgctcccccttcctcctcctgCAGTCTGCCGCCTACGGGCGGTATCTCGCGGTCTCGAACGTGCGGGCGGAGCTCCCCAGCCACGGCGTGCGGACCGTCCTCGACCAGCTACGCCCAAACCCCGTCACGGCGGATAACGCATCAGGCGTGTTGACGTACTGGAGGGTCGAGACCATCCAATCAAGCCGGGTGCCACTGCCCCTCCCGCCTCGACCACCACCGCAG GTGATCAATGTAAGCGACATGGTCTTGGCGGGGTATCCCGAACCCGCGCGTCTGGAGCGGAGGATCCGGCATGTGCGGGCGACCGATGAAGGTCACATCCACCTCGACCTGGTGGACTGGCCTCATTTCTCCTACACCGGACGGTCCGTGCTGAAACTGAGGGATGAGCTCTGGCTCCGCCAGGGGATCTTTAACGTACCAGGAATCAGGCTGTGCGTGCGGGCCGGCTTGCATGCGGTTCCTATCCCACTGGTGACCGACCTGCCACATAACACTGATCCCATGGACATCATCGTGGCAGCAGCGTGGCGGCCTGCTCGCGCGCGCTCGCTGGCCATGGCGCGGCTGCCTTCTCGACCATGGAAGTCGAGCGTGCAGGTGCTTCAGCTGCTAGGGAGCCTGCTGTTCTTGGTCGTCGGCAAGTCCGGGATGTACGTACGGACGCTGCGGGAGCGGAGGACGCGAAGGAGCACGATGGACCTGAGGAACTTGAGCTGCTCCGACAGCGGGAGCACCAGCGGGCCCAGGGTGGTGATGTTCGTCTTGAGCGCGTCCCCGGCGACGGCCATGAGCTCGCGCGCCAGCGACACGCCGACGCAGCCTGTGCCATCCTCGCGCTGGTACACGCAGCCGTAG